From the genome of Amycolatopsis sp. NBC_01488, one region includes:
- a CDS encoding carbohydrate ABC transporter permease, translating into MTSTAAPPVPVPARPAPTARRPRRKWRGWLFVAPFMLVFALTFIAPVGYAFVLSLFRDQAFFGGTVFVGADNYAQVLGDPKFWESFRRVLVFLAVQVPIMLLLALVAALAIDSARLHAAGFFRIVIFLPYAVPAVVATLMWGFIYGDHFGLAADLNHLLGTDVVKPLSQNWLLTSIGNVVTWEFVGYNMLIFYSALKVIPTELFEAAAIDGAGTFRVIRSVKLPAIRGAIVIATIFSIIGSFQLFNEPNIMRNLVPNIIGTFYTPNMYAYNLSFAGQQYNYSATVAIVMGVITAVIAYVVQLRGSRKEM; encoded by the coding sequence ATGACGTCCACAGCGGCACCGCCCGTCCCGGTTCCGGCGCGCCCGGCACCGACGGCCCGCCGGCCGCGGCGGAAATGGCGAGGCTGGCTCTTCGTCGCCCCGTTCATGCTGGTGTTCGCGCTGACCTTCATCGCGCCGGTCGGGTACGCGTTCGTGCTCAGCCTCTTCCGCGACCAGGCCTTCTTCGGCGGCACGGTGTTCGTCGGCGCCGACAACTACGCGCAGGTGCTCGGCGACCCGAAGTTCTGGGAGTCCTTCCGGCGGGTCCTGGTGTTCCTCGCCGTGCAGGTGCCGATCATGCTGCTGCTCGCGCTGGTCGCGGCGCTGGCGATCGACAGCGCCCGGCTGCACGCCGCCGGGTTCTTCCGGATCGTGATCTTCCTGCCCTACGCCGTGCCCGCCGTGGTCGCCACCCTGATGTGGGGCTTCATCTACGGCGACCACTTCGGACTCGCCGCGGACCTCAACCACCTGCTCGGCACCGACGTGGTGAAGCCGCTGTCGCAGAACTGGCTGCTCACCTCGATCGGCAACGTCGTGACGTGGGAGTTCGTCGGCTACAACATGCTGATCTTCTACTCCGCGCTGAAGGTGATCCCCACGGAGCTGTTCGAGGCGGCCGCGATCGACGGCGCCGGCACGTTCCGCGTGATCCGGTCCGTCAAGCTCCCCGCGATCCGCGGCGCCATCGTGATCGCGACGATCTTCTCGATCATCGGCAGCTTCCAGCTCTTCAACGAGCCGAACATCATGCGCAACCTGGTGCCGAACATCATCGGCACCTTCTACACACCCAACATGTACGCCTACAACCTCTCCTTCGCCGGCCAGCAGTACAACTACTCCGCCACGGTCGCGATCGTGATGGGCGTGATCACCGCGGTCATCGCCTACGTCGTGCAGCTGCGCGGCTCCCGGAAGGAGATGTGA
- a CDS encoding NAD(P)-dependent alcohol dehydrogenase — protein MKALVQHVYGAPSDLIFEEVPDPVPAPGEVLVQVRATSVNPYDWHFMRGQPYVARLMQGGFGLRRPRPGVLGCDLAGRVETAGATFRLGDDVFALLPSGAYAEYVCVSEDLLAPMPAGLTHEQAAAMPMAAVTALLALRGVEAGQRVLVNGASGGVGTFAVQLAKALGARVDAVCGTANVELARSLGAEQVVDYRAEDFTRSGRRYDFVLDVAGSRSLPACRRVVDRTGTFVVVGGPAGRWLQPAGHAFGALAAGPFARRRAVLADAVGCRDKKAVLGELAALVERGAVTPVIDRSYPFDDLRAAIAYQETGHAKGKVVVTL, from the coding sequence ATGAAAGCCCTGGTCCAGCACGTGTACGGCGCACCGTCCGACTTGATCTTCGAAGAGGTTCCCGATCCGGTGCCCGCGCCCGGCGAGGTGCTGGTCCAGGTGCGGGCGACGTCGGTCAACCCGTACGACTGGCACTTCATGAGAGGCCAGCCGTACGTCGCCCGGCTGATGCAGGGCGGCTTCGGCCTGCGCCGCCCCAGGCCCGGCGTCCTCGGCTGCGACCTGGCCGGCCGGGTCGAGACGGCCGGCGCGACCTTCCGGCTGGGCGACGACGTCTTCGCGTTGCTGCCGAGCGGCGCCTACGCCGAGTACGTCTGCGTATCCGAGGACCTCCTGGCACCCATGCCGGCGGGCCTGACCCACGAGCAGGCGGCGGCGATGCCGATGGCGGCCGTCACCGCGCTGCTCGCGCTGCGCGGGGTGGAAGCCGGGCAGCGCGTGCTGGTCAACGGCGCTTCCGGCGGCGTCGGCACCTTCGCCGTCCAGCTGGCGAAGGCGCTCGGGGCGCGGGTCGACGCCGTCTGCGGCACGGCGAACGTCGAACTGGCCCGTTCGCTCGGCGCGGAGCAGGTCGTCGACTACCGCGCGGAGGACTTCACGCGCAGTGGGCGGCGCTACGACTTCGTGCTGGACGTCGCGGGCAGCCGGTCGCTCCCCGCCTGCCGCCGGGTGGTGGACCGGACGGGCACGTTCGTGGTCGTCGGCGGCCCGGCCGGGCGCTGGCTGCAACCGGCCGGGCACGCGTTCGGGGCGCTGGCCGCCGGTCCGTTCGCACGGCGACGGGCCGTGCTGGCGGACGCGGTGGGCTGCCGGGACAAGAAGGCGGTCCTGGGCGAGCTGGCCGCGCTGGTGGAGCGGGGCGCGGTCACGCCGGTGATCGACCGGAGCTACCCGTTCGACGACCTGCGCGCCGCGATCGCGTACCAGGAAACCGGGCACGCGAAGGGAAAGGTGGTCGTGACGCTGTGA
- a CDS encoding molybdopterin-dependent oxidoreductase: MTTSTAEQASPAPGVPAPRLRRWVAALLGVLALAAALAAGHLVAGFVGVNASPYLAVGNGAIDLTPVQLKDFAVRTFGTHDKLVLLSGMAVVMVLAAAVAGLASRRSRWPGLVVVAGFGLVGLVAVAARPDLDALALLAPLASLAAGVGAFAFLHRWARRDLAPDSSRRTVLLAGAGVFVGAGLAAAGGQLLAGSRDAASSRAAVGRLVPVRTAPAIPADADFAKLGTPTFVTRNADFYRVDTALSVPQVRTEDWSLRLHGMVDREIRYGYGDIRNRPLVERTITMTCVSNEVGGTYVSTANFIGVDLADLLEEAGVRPGAEQLFSSSVDGWTSGSPVAAAMDRGRGAMLAIGMNGEPLPIEHGFPARLVIPGLYGYVSATKWVTDLEVTTWRDRQAYWLKRGWSREAPIKTESRIDTPKGFETVPSGKVRVAGIAWAQHTGVDRVEVRIDDGPWREAMLSQQVNLTTWRMWWIEFDAVPGGHQVVCRATDKSGYTQTDMRAGTVPDGATGWHSIAFTAR; encoded by the coding sequence ATGACCACCTCAACGGCCGAGCAGGCCTCCCCGGCGCCCGGCGTCCCCGCACCCAGGCTGCGCCGCTGGGTGGCCGCCCTCCTCGGCGTCCTGGCGCTCGCGGCGGCCTTGGCGGCGGGCCACCTCGTCGCCGGGTTCGTCGGCGTCAACGCGTCGCCGTACCTGGCGGTCGGCAACGGCGCCATCGACCTCACGCCGGTGCAGCTCAAGGACTTCGCCGTCCGCACCTTCGGCACCCACGACAAGCTCGTGCTGCTCTCCGGCATGGCCGTGGTGATGGTGCTCGCCGCGGCCGTGGCGGGACTCGCGTCTCGTCGTTCGCGGTGGCCGGGGCTCGTCGTGGTCGCCGGGTTCGGGCTCGTCGGCCTGGTCGCCGTGGCCGCCCGCCCCGACCTCGACGCGCTCGCGCTGCTGGCCCCGCTGGCGAGCCTGGCCGCCGGCGTCGGTGCGTTCGCCTTCCTGCACCGGTGGGCGCGGCGCGACCTCGCGCCGGACTCGTCACGGCGGACGGTGTTGCTGGCCGGGGCCGGCGTCTTCGTCGGCGCCGGGTTGGCCGCCGCCGGGGGACAGCTCTTGGCCGGCAGCCGCGACGCAGCGTCGTCGCGCGCGGCGGTCGGGCGGCTGGTGCCGGTCCGGACCGCGCCGGCGATCCCGGCGGACGCCGACTTCGCGAAGCTGGGCACGCCGACGTTCGTGACGCGCAACGCCGACTTCTACCGCGTGGACACCGCGCTGTCCGTCCCGCAGGTGCGGACCGAGGACTGGAGCCTGCGGCTGCACGGCATGGTGGACCGCGAGATCCGGTACGGCTACGGCGACATCCGCAACCGGCCGCTCGTCGAACGCACGATCACCATGACCTGCGTCTCCAACGAGGTCGGCGGCACTTACGTGTCCACGGCGAACTTCATCGGCGTCGACCTCGCGGACCTGCTCGAAGAGGCCGGCGTGCGCCCTGGCGCCGAGCAGCTCTTCTCGTCCAGTGTGGACGGCTGGACGTCCGGCAGCCCGGTCGCCGCGGCGATGGACCGCGGGCGCGGCGCCATGCTCGCCATCGGCATGAACGGCGAACCGCTGCCGATCGAACACGGTTTTCCGGCGCGCCTGGTGATTCCCGGGTTGTACGGTTACGTGTCGGCCACGAAATGGGTCACCGATCTCGAAGTCACCACCTGGCGGGACCGTCAGGCGTATTGGCTGAAACGCGGGTGGAGCCGGGAAGCGCCGATCAAGACGGAATCGCGGATCGACACGCCGAAGGGGTTCGAGACCGTGCCTTCCGGAAAGGTGCGTGTCGCCGGGATCGCGTGGGCGCAGCACACCGGCGTCGACCGCGTCGAGGTGCGGATCGACGACGGCCCGTGGCGCGAAGCCATGCTGTCCCAGCAGGTAAACCTCACCACCTGGCGCATGTGGTGGATCGAGTTCGACGCCGTTCCCGGCGGCCACCAGGTCGTCTGCCGGGCGACCGACAAAAGCGGGTACACGCAGACCGATATGCGCGCCGGCACCGTTCCCGACGGTGCGACCGGATGGCACAGTATCGCTTTCACCGCCCGGTGA
- a CDS encoding DsbA family oxidoreductase, translating into MWSDLVCPWCYLGKRRFERAVAELGADVEVVHHSFQLDPSFPRGTSRPTREVLSEKYGRTLEEADAMEAQMEQRAAADGLEYHLDGVHMGNTVDGHRLVHLAAERGLADTVVDRFYRAHFTERRSLFDRDSLVELAAEAGLDAAEARAVLESDAYEAEVAADGEQARALGATGVPFFVVDQRFGVAGAQSPEVFAQVLRRALEPAAG; encoded by the coding sequence ATCTGGTCCGATCTCGTCTGTCCCTGGTGCTATCTCGGCAAACGCCGCTTCGAGCGGGCGGTCGCCGAGCTCGGGGCCGACGTCGAGGTCGTGCATCACTCGTTCCAGCTCGACCCGTCGTTCCCGCGCGGGACGTCCCGGCCGACGCGCGAGGTCCTCTCCGAAAAGTACGGCCGGACGCTCGAAGAAGCCGACGCGATGGAAGCGCAGATGGAGCAGCGCGCGGCCGCCGACGGTCTCGAGTACCACCTTGACGGCGTCCACATGGGAAACACCGTCGACGGCCACCGTCTGGTGCACCTCGCTGCCGAGCGCGGGCTGGCCGACACCGTCGTCGACCGGTTCTACCGCGCGCACTTCACCGAACGGCGGTCGCTGTTCGACCGCGACTCGCTGGTGGAGCTGGCGGCCGAAGCCGGGCTCGACGCGGCCGAAGCCCGCGCGGTGCTCGAGTCCGACGCCTACGAAGCCGAAGTCGCGGCGGACGGCGAACAGGCGCGGGCGCTCGGCGCGACCGGGGTGCCGTTCTTCGTGGTGGACCAGCGGTTCGGTGTCGCCGGCGCCCAGTCGCCCGAGGTGTTCGCCCAGGTCCTGCGGCGCGCGCTCGAGCCGGCGGCGGGCTAG
- a CDS encoding fasciclin domain-containing protein, with the protein MTKLRVAGIGFAAVAALSLTACSGSDTASSGSSGSSMAPSSSMAAPSSSADSAASNGVTTNADVFGPACSQLPQGSAPGSLDSMGPQPVASAASTNPLLTKLVAAVKATNLVDTLNSQPAITVFAPADPAFAALGDAKFAELAGKPAELAPILQYHVVGKRYDAKGLAAAGSLESLNTAGGPLKIEGSGENMTVNGAKILCGNIPTKNATVFVIGKVLTPGTNQ; encoded by the coding sequence GTGACCAAGCTTCGTGTCGCCGGAATCGGTTTCGCCGCCGTGGCCGCGCTTTCGCTGACCGCGTGCAGCGGCAGCGACACCGCTTCCTCCGGGAGCTCCGGCAGCTCGATGGCGCCGTCGTCGTCGATGGCCGCGCCGTCGTCTTCCGCCGACTCCGCCGCGTCCAACGGCGTGACCACCAACGCCGACGTCTTCGGCCCGGCCTGTTCGCAGCTGCCCCAGGGCTCCGCGCCCGGCTCGCTCGACTCGATGGGCCCGCAGCCGGTCGCGTCGGCCGCGTCGACGAACCCGCTGCTGACCAAGCTGGTGGCGGCCGTCAAGGCCACCAACCTGGTCGACACCCTCAACAGCCAGCCGGCCATCACGGTGTTCGCGCCGGCCGACCCGGCCTTCGCCGCGCTGGGCGACGCGAAGTTCGCCGAGCTGGCGGGCAAGCCGGCCGAGCTGGCGCCGATCCTGCAGTACCACGTCGTCGGCAAGCGCTACGACGCCAAGGGCCTCGCGGCCGCGGGTTCGCTGGAGTCGCTGAACACCGCGGGCGGGCCGCTGAAGATCGAGGGCTCGGGCGAGAACATGACCGTCAACGGCGCGAAGATCCTGTGCGGCAACATCCCCACGAAGAACGCCACCGTCTTCGTGATCGGCAAGGTGCTGACCCCGGGCACCAACCAATAG
- a CDS encoding LacI family DNA-binding transcriptional regulator, protein MADVAREAGVSGQTVSRVANGKTNVDDATRERVLAAMRRIGYRPNSAARALRNGKFRSIGVIISALPTFGNSRTLDAIAAAVVPEGFSIILMPVTRPTQGEVSGAFSKLNEQAVDGVIILIEQHQLDQSEIELPHGLPVVVIDSSARYDYPVVDTDQADGAATATRHLLELGHETVWHIAGPPQSYSAERRRKSWRATLELAGCSVPPVLVGDWSPSSGYQAGLTLAADPAVTAVFVANDQMALGLLRALHESGRSVPGEVSVVGFDDMEESAHFWPPLTTIRQSFEAVGRHAVSALLAEIETGAEAGEPVTVPTELVVRSSTAPPPAG, encoded by the coding sequence ATGGCGGACGTGGCCCGCGAGGCGGGCGTGTCCGGCCAGACGGTGTCGCGCGTAGCGAACGGCAAGACCAACGTGGACGACGCGACCCGCGAGCGCGTCCTCGCCGCGATGCGCCGGATCGGTTACCGGCCGAACAGCGCCGCGCGGGCGTTGCGCAACGGCAAGTTCCGCAGCATCGGCGTGATCATCTCGGCCCTGCCGACGTTCGGCAACAGCCGCACGCTCGACGCCATCGCGGCGGCGGTCGTCCCCGAGGGGTTCTCGATCATCCTGATGCCGGTGACGCGCCCGACGCAGGGTGAGGTGAGCGGGGCGTTCAGCAAGCTGAACGAGCAGGCCGTCGACGGCGTCATCATCCTGATCGAGCAGCACCAGCTCGACCAGAGCGAAATCGAGCTGCCGCACGGGCTCCCGGTGGTGGTGATCGATTCGAGCGCCCGCTACGACTACCCGGTGGTCGACACGGACCAGGCCGACGGCGCGGCGACCGCGACCCGGCACCTGCTGGAGCTGGGCCACGAGACGGTGTGGCACATCGCGGGCCCGCCACAGTCCTATTCGGCCGAGCGGCGCCGCAAGTCATGGCGGGCCACCTTGGAGCTGGCGGGCTGTTCCGTCCCCCCGGTTCTCGTCGGCGACTGGTCTCCGTCGTCGGGCTACCAGGCGGGCTTGACACTGGCGGCCGACCCCGCGGTGACCGCGGTGTTCGTGGCGAACGACCAGATGGCACTGGGATTGCTGCGCGCGTTGCACGAATCGGGCCGGTCGGTACCGGGCGAGGTGAGCGTGGTCGGGTTCGACGACATGGAGGAGTCGGCCCACTTCTGGCCCCCGCTGACGACGATCCGCCAGTCGTTCGAGGCGGTCGGCCGCCACGCGGTTTCGGCGCTGCTGGCGGAGATCGAGACGGGCGCGGAGGCGGGCGAGCCGGTGACGGTGCCGACGGAGCTGGTGGTCCGGTCGAGCACCGCGCCACCACCGGCGGGTTGA
- a CDS encoding TetR/AcrR family transcriptional regulator — MTTDARIPLSRERVLRAAVELADAHGLRALTMRRLADELGAEAMSLYYHVAKKEDVLDGIVDVVAEEINDAVGRVEPSPEWKAAVRQRILAAREVFLRHRWAPELFETRSSNSTPVLRYYDALVGQLRAAGFSYDLVHHSLHALGSRALGFSQELFDPNAGASADVPVDLAWQLPNLVGMLSEIAHDDQDSTLGWCDDQKEFEFGLDVILDGLERLKDRA, encoded by the coding sequence GTGACGACCGACGCGCGGATTCCCCTCAGCCGCGAACGCGTGCTGCGCGCGGCGGTCGAGCTCGCCGACGCACACGGGCTGCGCGCGCTGACCATGCGCCGCCTCGCCGACGAGCTCGGCGCCGAGGCGATGTCGCTCTACTACCACGTGGCCAAGAAGGAAGACGTGCTCGACGGGATCGTCGACGTCGTGGCGGAGGAGATCAACGACGCCGTCGGCCGCGTCGAGCCGTCGCCGGAGTGGAAGGCCGCCGTGCGGCAGCGGATCCTGGCCGCGCGGGAGGTGTTCCTGCGGCACCGCTGGGCGCCCGAGCTGTTCGAGACGAGGTCGTCGAACAGCACCCCGGTGCTGCGCTATTACGACGCGCTCGTCGGGCAGCTGCGCGCCGCCGGGTTCAGCTACGACCTGGTCCACCACTCGCTGCACGCCCTCGGCAGCCGCGCGCTCGGGTTCAGCCAGGAACTGTTCGACCCCAACGCCGGCGCGTCGGCGGACGTGCCGGTGGACCTGGCCTGGCAGCTGCCGAACCTGGTCGGGATGCTGAGCGAGATCGCCCACGACGACCAGGACTCGACGCTCGGCTGGTGCGATGACCAGAAGGAGTTCGAGTTCGGGCTCGACGTCATCCTCGACGGACTGGAGCGGCTGAAGGACCGGGCCTGA
- a CDS encoding ABC transporter substrate-binding protein produces MSRTRSRAKAFAAVALAAALAVGCSSGGSSGPAAATGTQDSVDAALKAGGTITYWSWTPSAKDQVAAFEKEYPNVKVNYVNAGTNKDEYTKLQNAIKAGNGAPDVAQIEYYALPQFALTDSLVDLDHYGFGSFEKDYSASTWAQVKNSTGLYGLPQDSGPMALFYNKEVFDKNGIAVPKTWAEYVDAAKKLHAADPTKYLTSDTGDPGFALSMIWQAGGRPFSVDGKNVKINFADPGVKKWTANWDQLIQGKLLAPVKEWSDDWFRALGDGTISSLVTGAWMPGNFMSSVPGGSGKWAVAPMPTYDGQPVTAENGGSTQSVVKQSGNPALAAAFVRWLNHGNGVQPFIKSGGFPSTTADLTSPAFVDEAVPYFGGQKINQVLTQASKDVAKGWTYLPYQTYANSVFSDTVGKAYLNGTGLDAGLAAWQQALVDYGNQQGFTVSAG; encoded by the coding sequence ATGTCACGTACCCGCAGTCGCGCCAAGGCGTTCGCCGCCGTGGCGCTCGCCGCCGCTCTCGCGGTCGGCTGCTCCTCCGGGGGCTCGTCCGGGCCCGCGGCCGCCACCGGCACCCAGGACTCCGTCGACGCCGCGCTCAAGGCCGGCGGGACGATCACCTACTGGAGCTGGACACCCTCGGCCAAGGACCAGGTCGCCGCGTTCGAGAAGGAATACCCGAACGTCAAGGTGAACTACGTCAACGCCGGGACGAACAAGGACGAGTACACCAAGCTCCAGAACGCGATCAAGGCCGGCAACGGCGCGCCGGACGTCGCGCAGATCGAGTACTACGCGCTGCCGCAGTTCGCGCTGACCGATTCGCTGGTCGACCTGGATCACTACGGCTTCGGCTCGTTCGAAAAGGACTACAGCGCCTCGACCTGGGCCCAGGTGAAGAACAGCACCGGGCTCTACGGCCTGCCGCAGGACTCCGGGCCGATGGCCCTGTTCTACAACAAGGAAGTCTTCGACAAGAACGGCATCGCCGTGCCGAAGACGTGGGCCGAGTACGTCGACGCGGCCAAGAAGCTGCACGCGGCCGACCCGACGAAGTACCTGACCTCGGACACCGGAGACCCCGGGTTCGCGCTGAGCATGATCTGGCAGGCGGGCGGGCGCCCGTTCAGCGTCGACGGCAAGAACGTGAAGATCAACTTCGCGGACCCGGGCGTCAAGAAGTGGACCGCGAACTGGGACCAGCTGATCCAGGGCAAGCTGCTCGCCCCGGTCAAGGAGTGGTCCGACGACTGGTTCCGCGCCCTCGGTGACGGCACCATCTCGTCCCTGGTCACCGGCGCCTGGATGCCGGGCAACTTCATGTCCTCGGTGCCCGGCGGCAGCGGGAAGTGGGCGGTGGCACCGATGCCGACCTACGACGGGCAGCCGGTCACCGCGGAGAACGGCGGCAGCACCCAGTCCGTCGTCAAGCAGAGCGGCAACCCGGCGCTGGCCGCGGCGTTCGTGCGCTGGCTCAACCACGGCAACGGCGTCCAGCCGTTCATCAAGAGCGGCGGCTTCCCGTCCACGACGGCCGATCTGACCTCGCCCGCGTTCGTCGACGAGGCCGTCCCGTACTTCGGCGGCCAGAAGATCAACCAGGTGCTGACCCAGGCGTCGAAGGACGTCGCGAAGGGCTGGACCTACCTGCCGTACCAGACCTACGCCAACAGCGTCTTCAGCGACACCGTCGGCAAGGCCTACCTCAACGGCACCGGGCTCGACGCCGGGCTGGCGGCCTGGCAGCAGGCCCTCGTCGACTACGGCAACCAGCAGGGCTTCACGGTCAGCGCGGGATGA
- a CDS encoding carbohydrate ABC transporter permease translates to MKTQSVTRPRKSRTLTAVMALYLVYTLVPLVWLVINAAKTQPALFSTSGLSFGGTFALFDNIGQTFTYNNGIFFRWLGNTVLYVVVGAGGATILATAAGYGLAKYRFPGRRAVFAIVLGAVAVPTTALAVPTFLMFSKLGLTNTPLAVIIPSLISPFGLYLIWVYAADAIPDELLEAARIDGAGELRIFVTVTLRQLVPGIVTVALFTMVQTWNNYFLPLIMLSEPKWYPLTVGLNQWSAQANGAGAQPIFNLVLTGSLLTIIPLVVAFLLMQRFWQSGLSAGSVKQ, encoded by the coding sequence ATGAAAACGCAGTCGGTGACGCGGCCGCGCAAGTCGCGCACGCTCACGGCCGTCATGGCGCTCTACCTGGTCTACACCCTGGTTCCGCTGGTGTGGCTGGTGATCAACGCGGCCAAGACCCAGCCGGCGCTGTTCTCGACGTCGGGCCTGTCCTTCGGCGGCACGTTCGCCCTCTTCGACAACATCGGCCAGACGTTCACCTACAACAACGGGATCTTCTTCCGCTGGCTCGGGAACACCGTGCTGTACGTCGTGGTCGGCGCCGGCGGCGCGACGATCCTCGCCACGGCGGCGGGGTACGGCCTGGCCAAGTACCGCTTCCCCGGCCGCCGCGCGGTGTTCGCGATCGTCCTCGGCGCCGTGGCGGTTCCGACGACGGCGCTCGCCGTGCCGACGTTCCTGATGTTCAGCAAGCTCGGGCTGACCAACACGCCGCTGGCCGTCATCATCCCGTCGCTGATCAGCCCGTTCGGCCTGTACCTGATCTGGGTGTACGCCGCCGACGCGATCCCCGACGAGCTCCTGGAGGCGGCGCGGATCGACGGCGCGGGGGAGCTCCGGATCTTCGTCACCGTGACCCTGCGCCAGCTGGTGCCCGGGATCGTCACGGTCGCGCTGTTCACGATGGTGCAGACCTGGAACAACTACTTCCTGCCGCTGATCATGCTCAGCGAGCCGAAGTGGTACCCGCTCACCGTCGGCCTCAACCAGTGGAGCGCGCAGGCGAACGGCGCCGGCGCGCAGCCCATCTTCAACCTGGTGCTCACCGGGTCCCTGCTCACCATCATCCCCCTGGTCGTCGCTTTCCTGCTCATGCAACGGTTCTGGCAATCGGGCCTGAGCGCGGGCAGCGTCAAGCAATAG
- a CDS encoding LLM class flavin-dependent oxidoreductase: MSQPLRKLGFLTIGLFDPADPRRGHESTLGIIELGEQLGFDSAWVRHRHLQHGISSPVAVLAAASQRTSRIDLGTAVIPLGWENPLRLAEDLATVDLLSGGRLNPGLSVGPPMRYDEVKRALYPDTADAEDFSYDRMRRLLDFVRGEPATGFSGTEGFEVFSDRVQPQAPGLGDRLWYGGASLRSAEWAGEHAMNFLTSSVVKTEGESTDFAEIQLSHIRAFRKRHPEGRVSQGLVVIPTDSATPEQRAKYEAYAAKRLPRTAEPQGPARLLFSPDFVGSSAEIAERLHAHQAFREIDEVAFALPFTFEHEDYVQILTDIAERLGPELGRKS, from the coding sequence GTGTCGCAACCACTGCGGAAGCTCGGCTTCCTGACCATCGGCCTGTTCGACCCCGCCGACCCGCGGCGGGGGCACGAGTCGACGCTCGGGATCATCGAGCTGGGCGAACAGCTCGGGTTCGACAGCGCCTGGGTGCGGCACCGGCACCTGCAGCACGGCATCTCCTCGCCGGTCGCCGTGCTGGCCGCCGCGTCCCAGCGCACCAGCCGGATCGACCTCGGGACCGCCGTCATCCCGCTCGGCTGGGAAAACCCGCTGCGGCTGGCCGAAGACCTGGCCACCGTCGACCTGCTCTCCGGCGGCCGGCTCAACCCGGGGCTCAGCGTCGGGCCGCCGATGCGGTACGACGAGGTCAAGCGGGCCCTCTACCCGGACACCGCCGACGCCGAGGACTTCTCCTACGACCGCATGCGGCGGCTGCTGGACTTCGTGCGCGGCGAGCCCGCGACGGGGTTCAGCGGCACCGAGGGTTTCGAGGTGTTCTCCGACCGGGTCCAGCCGCAGGCGCCCGGGCTCGGCGACCGCCTGTGGTACGGCGGCGCCAGCCTGCGCTCGGCCGAGTGGGCGGGCGAGCACGCGATGAACTTCCTGACCAGCAGCGTGGTCAAGACCGAAGGCGAGAGCACAGACTTCGCCGAGATCCAGCTGTCGCACATCCGGGCCTTTCGCAAGCGCCACCCGGAAGGCCGCGTCTCGCAGGGCCTGGTCGTGATCCCGACCGACAGCGCGACGCCGGAGCAGCGCGCGAAGTACGAGGCGTACGCCGCGAAACGGCTGCCGCGCACCGCGGAACCGCAGGGCCCGGCGCGGCTGCTCTTCTCCCCCGACTTCGTCGGCAGCTCGGCCGAGATCGCCGAGCGGCTGCACGCGCACCAGGCGTTCCGCGAGATCGACGAGGTGGCTTTCGCCCTGCCGTTCACCTTCGAGCACGAAGACTACGTGCAGATCCTCACCGACATCGCGGAACGCCTGGGCCCGGAGCTCGGCCGGAAGTCCTGA